One Frankia alni ACN14a DNA window includes the following coding sequences:
- a CDS encoding MarR family winged helix-turn-helix transcriptional regulator: METETASDAELASALRLSVMRLSRRMRQERSSQLTPTQTSALASLERHGPMTLGEIAAHERVQPPSMTRVIAHLAVAGLVERRPHPTDGRQVIAEVTAKGRSLLSDDRRRRDEWLTDRLAALSAEEIAALTRAAPILDALAGS, from the coding sequence ATGGAGACCGAGACGGCGAGCGACGCCGAACTCGCGTCCGCGCTGCGGCTGTCGGTGATGCGCCTTTCCCGACGAATGCGCCAGGAGCGGTCGAGTCAGCTCACCCCCACGCAGACCTCCGCGCTGGCATCGCTGGAGCGCCACGGCCCGATGACGCTCGGGGAGATCGCGGCGCACGAGCGCGTGCAGCCGCCGTCGATGACGCGTGTCATCGCGCATCTCGCGGTCGCCGGGCTGGTCGAGCGCCGCCCGCACCCCACCGACGGGCGGCAGGTGATCGCCGAGGTCACCGCGAAGGGGCGGTCGCTGCTCAGTGACGATCGCCGGCGCCGGGACGAGTGGCTGACCGACCGGCTCGCGGCGCTGTCGGCGGAGGAGATCGCCGCCCTGACCCGGGCTGCGCCGATCCTGGACGCCCTCGCCGGCTCGTAG
- a CDS encoding helix-turn-helix transcriptional regulator, translated as MNMTATKLAGAASDDDPRVGLAAVASLRALLESLEELQVASARHKGWSWQEIADVLGVSRQAAHKKYGRRFGKGR; from the coding sequence ATGAACATGACCGCCACGAAGCTCGCCGGGGCGGCCTCCGACGACGACCCCCGGGTGGGTCTCGCCGCCGTCGCCTCGTTGCGAGCCCTGTTGGAGTCACTCGAGGAGCTCCAGGTCGCCAGCGCCCGGCACAAGGGCTGGTCCTGGCAGGAGATCGCCGACGTGCTCGGCGTGAGCCGGCAGGCCGCGCACAAGAAGTACGGGCGCCGATTCGGAAAGGGGAGGTAA
- a CDS encoding lytic polysaccharide monooxygenase auxiliary activity family 9 protein has translation MTQSKVAPRHGTVSEPASRAHIYLAEWQSAGLESGKFFPATQAGLADPFAADDVRNDSPPADGKIASAGQDFAAELDKPGSDWQKHSVAAGQQLTITWSFHAPHKTRRWNYFLTREGWDPNAPLSRAQFEPNPFHQVQNSGQPYWSADDLVPANPTRHTIELPQRQGYHVLLSVWEVADTPKGFYQVIDLSFTG, from the coding sequence ATGACTCAGAGTAAAGTGGCGCCGCGGCACGGTACCGTCTCCGAGCCGGCCTCCCGCGCGCACATCTATCTGGCCGAATGGCAGTCCGCAGGCCTGGAATCAGGGAAGTTCTTCCCGGCCACGCAGGCCGGGCTGGCCGATCCGTTCGCGGCCGACGATGTCCGCAACGACTCCCCGCCCGCCGACGGGAAGATTGCCAGCGCCGGCCAGGATTTTGCCGCCGAACTGGACAAGCCGGGATCGGACTGGCAGAAGCACTCCGTCGCCGCCGGCCAGCAGCTCACCATCACCTGGAGCTTCCACGCCCCGCACAAGACGCGACGGTGGAACTACTTCCTGACCCGCGAGGGCTGGGATCCGAACGCCCCGCTGAGCCGAGCCCAGTTCGAGCCGAACCCCTTCCATCAGGTCCAGAACAGCGGCCAGCCCTACTGGTCGGCCGACGACCTCGTTCCGGCGAACCCGACCCGGCACACGATCGAGCTACCGCAGCGGCAGGGCTATCACGTCCTGCTCAGCGTCTGGGAGGTCGCCGACACCCCCAAGGGCTTCTACCAGGTCATCGACCTCAGTTTCACCGGGTGA
- a CDS encoding DUF2530 domain-containing protein: MSASANSDPAAGIAAGPASTDPPAPQPLPYDGVVSVAVGTVLWAVAALVMLVFLGDLRDDGHLWWLATAICGFGLGLAGLWIVIRRRNRLRGRQG, translated from the coding sequence ATGAGTGCGTCAGCGAACAGCGACCCCGCCGCGGGCATCGCCGCCGGGCCGGCCTCGACCGACCCGCCGGCGCCCCAGCCCCTGCCCTACGACGGCGTCGTCTCCGTCGCCGTCGGCACGGTGCTGTGGGCCGTCGCCGCGCTGGTCATGCTGGTGTTCCTCGGCGATCTGCGCGACGACGGCCATCTGTGGTGGCTGGCCACCGCGATCTGCGGCTTCGGGCTCGGGCTCGCCGGGCTGTGGATCGTGATCCGCCGCCGCAACCGGCTGCGGGGCCGGCAGGGATAG
- a CDS encoding Gfo/Idh/MocA family oxidoreductase: protein MTTLPELVPPRDPALSASWRELRRLVRRRQPDLPLAMALVTDGSDSTTAEVLRDAGVAVVGLLAPEPLESLAWAAEAGVPRAYADLLALLSDDIEAVCVETPPPGSDIVARRAAEIGLHVLLAGPATAEAETLRAVADLAEEGDLAHVVALDGRAWPAATHVAATVASLGRLTQMTVVGAPTGSTGRVEIIDLAMRWCGEILAVCADPAAMPAATLTPDAPVTLALLSASGATVLINERMGGNLDTATITVCGDAGRIVVQGRRVRRQDDAGVRDLLMPTPPTARPGLMEATYDVVRATELDDARLVRGATFHDLLTANRLIAAAGTSRRRGGWVEL, encoded by the coding sequence GTGACGACGCTCCCCGAGCTGGTGCCACCGCGTGATCCGGCACTGTCCGCGAGCTGGCGGGAACTGCGGCGGCTCGTCCGCCGCCGCCAGCCCGACCTGCCGCTCGCGATGGCCCTGGTCACCGACGGCTCCGACAGCACGACGGCCGAGGTCCTGCGCGACGCCGGGGTCGCGGTCGTCGGCCTGCTCGCCCCGGAGCCGCTGGAATCGCTGGCCTGGGCGGCCGAGGCGGGGGTCCCCCGCGCCTACGCCGACCTGCTCGCCCTGCTCTCGGACGACATCGAGGCCGTCTGCGTGGAGACCCCACCGCCCGGCTCGGACATCGTCGCCCGGCGGGCGGCCGAGATCGGCCTGCACGTGCTGCTCGCCGGCCCCGCCACCGCCGAGGCGGAGACGCTGCGGGCCGTCGCCGACCTGGCCGAGGAGGGCGATCTCGCCCACGTGGTGGCCCTGGACGGGCGGGCCTGGCCGGCGGCGACCCACGTCGCGGCCACGGTTGCGTCGCTGGGCCGGCTCACCCAGATGACCGTTGTCGGCGCGCCGACCGGCTCGACCGGCCGAGTCGAGATCATCGATCTCGCGATGCGCTGGTGCGGGGAGATCCTCGCGGTCTGCGCCGATCCCGCCGCGATGCCCGCCGCCACGCTGACGCCCGACGCGCCCGTGACCCTGGCCCTGCTCTCCGCCAGCGGCGCCACCGTGCTGATCAACGAACGGATGGGCGGCAATCTGGACACCGCCACCATCACGGTGTGCGGAGACGCCGGCCGCATCGTCGTCCAGGGCCGCCGCGTCCGCCGCCAGGACGACGCCGGCGTGCGTGACCTGCTGATGCCCACCCCGCCGACCGCCCGGCCCGGGCTGATGGAGGCCACCTACGACGTCGTGCGGGCCACCGAACTCGACGATGCGCGGCTGGTGCGGGGCGCCACCTTCCACGACCTGCTCACCGCGAACCGGCTCATCGCCGCGGCCGGCACCTCCCGCCGGCGGGGCGGCTGGGTCGAGCTGTGA
- a CDS encoding Clp protease N-terminal domain-containing protein — translation MFEKFTPQSREVVRAATRVAAAFDHDRVHSGHLLFAIVTEGGAVGRALTGLGLDEPSLRTELHGSRVLSRGGREVDTDALAAIGVDYEAIRAAADERFGAGVLGLTMVRKVPRRSWWRRRPRARGPRFSAEAARALERAVRFAAARGDGDLTPLHLLLGMLADQFSLAAGIIVRRGTSLDQVRFAATEAADGADPGARG, via the coding sequence GTGTTCGAGAAGTTCACGCCGCAGTCCCGCGAGGTCGTGCGCGCCGCGACCCGGGTCGCGGCGGCCTTCGACCACGACCGGGTGCACAGCGGCCACCTGCTGTTCGCCATCGTCACCGAGGGCGGTGCCGTCGGGCGTGCCCTGACCGGCCTCGGGCTCGACGAACCGTCGCTGCGGACCGAGCTGCACGGATCCCGGGTGCTCTCCCGTGGCGGCCGGGAGGTGGACACCGACGCGCTCGCGGCGATCGGGGTGGACTACGAGGCCATCCGGGCCGCCGCCGACGAGCGGTTCGGCGCCGGCGTGCTGGGACTGACGATGGTCCGTAAGGTCCCCCGGCGGTCGTGGTGGCGGCGGCGCCCACGGGCGCGCGGTCCGCGCTTCTCCGCCGAGGCGGCGCGGGCGTTGGAACGCGCCGTGCGGTTCGCGGCTGCCCGCGGCGACGGGGATCTCACGCCGCTGCACCTGCTGCTGGGGATGCTCGCCGACCAGTTCTCGCTGGCCGCCGGGATCATCGTGCGCCGCGGGACGAGCCTGGACCAGGTCCGGTTCGCGGCGACGGAGGCGGCGGACGGCGCCGACCCGGGAGCGCGGGGCTGA
- a CDS encoding 2'-5' RNA ligase family protein, translating into MAAVPPAAVTDALCTAVHRARAAAPELRWSAPDRWHVTLAFLGQVPDDRRGDLDARLARVARRHGPIAVETVGGGHFGDRVLWTAVRPRSTTAAPGPTTAAPGPTMTRSGPATAPAGALGALAAGVRRAAERAGAAAGADDRPLRAHLTLARVPDRSHRGLGPLVELLRADVEPLPWTVDRLVLMRSVDGGPGAAPVYREEASWALTGR; encoded by the coding sequence GTGGCCGCCGTGCCGCCGGCGGCGGTGACCGACGCGTTGTGCACCGCGGTGCACCGGGCCCGCGCGGCCGCCCCCGAGCTGCGCTGGTCGGCGCCCGACCGGTGGCACGTCACCCTCGCCTTCCTCGGCCAGGTGCCGGACGATCGGCGCGGCGACCTGGACGCCCGGCTCGCGCGGGTGGCCCGGCGGCACGGCCCGATCGCCGTCGAGACCGTCGGCGGCGGTCACTTCGGTGACCGGGTGCTGTGGACGGCGGTGCGGCCCCGATCCACGACGGCAGCTCCTGGTCCCACGACGGCAGCGCCCGGGCCCACGATGACCCGGTCTGGGCCCGCGACGGCGCCGGCCGGGGCGCTTGGGGCGCTTGCGGCCGGCGTGCGGCGGGCAGCCGAGCGGGCCGGCGCCGCCGCCGGGGCGGACGACCGGCCGCTGCGGGCGCACCTGACGCTCGCCCGGGTGCCCGACCGCAGCCACCGTGGGCTCGGTCCGCTGGTCGAGCTGCTGCGGGCCGACGTGGAGCCGCTGCCGTGGACCGTCGACCGGCTGGTGCTGATGCGCAGCGTCGACGGCGGCCCGGGCGCCGCCCCGGTCTACCGGGAGGAGGCGTCCTGGGCGCTCACCGGCCGATGA
- a CDS encoding putative leader peptide, with amino-acid sequence MKQVTLLFSWRRPEQCASVALVLKRLILVTRSHIDLLRVASAACPAV; translated from the coding sequence GTGAAGCAAGTCACACTTTTATTCTCTTGGCGGCGACCGGAGCAGTGTGCTTCCGTTGCTCTTGTGTTGAAGCGGCTGATCCTGGTCACCCGGAGCCATATCGATCTGCTCCGCGTCGCCTCGGCTGCCTGTCCGGCTGTCTGA
- a CDS encoding winged helix-turn-helix domain-containing protein gives MPPQTTTLPYRPRLVTTPPRTPVGTAATLPRQPAPAPVHVRASAAPARPDHHAPVQAPPRSGVWIDRTAWLATVDGRALQLTYLEFEVLDFFVHHPGQAHSRQALLSSVWGHQADDETSPDVRTVDVLVTRLRRKLGPEHRYRIETVRRVGYRYRPLDPAVAS, from the coding sequence ATGCCCCCGCAGACGACCACCCTCCCGTACCGGCCGCGCCTGGTGACCACGCCGCCGCGCACGCCCGTCGGGACGGCGGCGACCCTCCCCCGGCAGCCCGCGCCCGCCCCGGTTCACGTCCGGGCGAGCGCGGCGCCGGCTCGGCCCGACCACCACGCGCCCGTCCAGGCCCCGCCCCGCTCGGGGGTGTGGATCGACCGGACCGCCTGGCTCGCGACCGTGGACGGGCGGGCGCTGCAGCTGACCTACCTCGAGTTCGAGGTGCTGGACTTCTTCGTCCACCACCCCGGGCAGGCGCACAGCCGGCAGGCGCTGCTGTCGTCGGTCTGGGGACACCAGGCCGACGACGAGACCTCCCCGGACGTGCGCACGGTCGACGTCCTCGTGACCCGGCTGCGGCGCAAGCTCGGCCCCGAGCACCGGTACCGGATCGAGACGGTCCGCCGGGTGGGCTACCGTTACCGCCCGCTCGACCCGGCCGTGGCGTCCTGA
- a CDS encoding sensor histidine kinase — MPHPRLPGRLSACAARHRQWCLAIGGSATTAGAIACQWPSFGHSPLFATLNVFVALAFVLTAAMLNGEESLGSVTAALVLGGLLWPLSWTASWDAGPSALVSTFAYTHFWVCLGWGVLRYPTGRLQNNGERALLGSAVLVIPLANLGLIGIGRPEWFGYSGHPDVWWYGEPIGHGAFDTVVWILDGLTLVLAGAFLLVVRGRLRRYSELDRRVFRPVALALLLAFVLAATVNFFVYNPSNGDVGPEFVVISLTLLTIPLAFAAAVLRRVFVRARIAQLLATLPTPPDVRAVRAALRAALHDGSAEIHLWLPGEDHHVDADGAVRPPPPPGAPELIMAVRTAVGAPLAVIAAAPAMRRNRDLVEAAVRASAMALENAQLHATVAAQLDAVRASRARLVEAGLHERRRLERDLHDGAQQRLLALATRLGLARTKATDPDTISAIEAAREDLRHALADLRSLARGIHPAVLSQGGLLPALEVVTAALPVEVELDVPAARFEAVLEAGAYYTICEALTNTVKHAGASRARVAVRHDGSVVRIDVSDDGKGGATAVEGGGLAGLTDRVRALGGALVIVSPSGGGTRLTASIPC, encoded by the coding sequence GTGCCGCATCCGCGTCTGCCCGGTCGACTGTCCGCGTGCGCCGCCCGCCACCGCCAGTGGTGTCTGGCGATCGGCGGCTCCGCCACCACCGCTGGTGCGATCGCGTGCCAGTGGCCCTCCTTCGGCCACAGCCCGCTCTTCGCGACCCTCAACGTCTTCGTGGCGCTCGCGTTCGTGCTCACCGCCGCCATGCTCAACGGCGAGGAGTCGCTGGGCAGCGTCACCGCGGCGCTGGTCCTGGGCGGGCTGCTGTGGCCGCTGTCGTGGACGGCAAGCTGGGACGCCGGCCCGTCCGCGCTCGTGTCGACGTTCGCCTACACCCATTTCTGGGTCTGCCTCGGCTGGGGCGTGCTGCGCTACCCGACCGGGCGGCTGCAGAACAACGGTGAACGGGCGCTGCTGGGCAGCGCGGTGCTCGTCATTCCGCTGGCGAACCTCGGGCTGATCGGCATCGGGCGGCCGGAGTGGTTCGGCTACTCCGGGCACCCCGACGTCTGGTGGTATGGCGAGCCGATCGGCCACGGAGCGTTCGACACGGTGGTCTGGATCCTCGACGGCCTGACCCTCGTGCTCGCCGGCGCCTTCCTGCTCGTCGTCCGCGGGCGGCTGCGGCGGTACTCCGAGCTGGACCGGCGGGTCTTCCGGCCGGTGGCGCTCGCGTTGCTGCTGGCGTTCGTCCTCGCGGCGACGGTGAACTTCTTCGTCTACAACCCGAGCAACGGCGACGTCGGGCCCGAGTTCGTCGTCATCTCCCTCACCCTGCTGACGATCCCCCTGGCGTTCGCGGCGGCGGTGCTGCGCCGGGTGTTCGTCCGGGCCCGCATCGCTCAGCTCCTCGCGACGCTGCCCACCCCGCCGGACGTGCGCGCGGTCCGCGCGGCGCTGCGGGCGGCGCTGCACGACGGATCCGCCGAGATCCACCTGTGGCTGCCCGGGGAGGACCACCACGTCGACGCCGACGGGGCGGTCCGGCCCCCACCACCACCCGGCGCGCCGGAGCTGATCATGGCGGTGCGGACCGCGGTCGGGGCGCCGCTGGCGGTGATCGCCGCCGCACCGGCCATGCGCCGCAACCGCGACCTGGTCGAGGCGGCCGTGCGCGCGAGCGCCATGGCCCTGGAGAACGCCCAGCTGCACGCCACGGTGGCCGCCCAGCTTGACGCCGTGCGGGCCTCCCGGGCCCGGCTGGTCGAGGCCGGCCTGCACGAGCGGCGCCGACTGGAGCGCGACCTGCACGACGGCGCCCAGCAGCGGCTGCTGGCGCTGGCCACCAGACTCGGGCTTGCCCGGACGAAGGCCACCGATCCCGATACGATCTCCGCCATCGAGGCCGCCCGGGAGGACCTGCGCCACGCCCTCGCGGACCTGCGCAGCCTCGCGCGGGGGATTCATCCGGCCGTGCTCAGCCAGGGTGGGCTGCTGCCGGCCCTGGAGGTCGTCACGGCCGCGCTACCGGTGGAGGTCGAGCTGGACGTGCCCGCGGCGCGGTTCGAGGCGGTCCTCGAGGCGGGCGCCTACTACACGATCTGCGAGGCGCTCACGAACACGGTCAAGCACGCCGGGGCCAGCCGGGCCCGGGTCGCGGTGCGCCACGACGGCAGCGTCGTGCGCATCGACGTCAGCGACGACGGCAAGGGCGGCGCCACCGCGGTCGAGGGTGGGGGGCTGGCCGGCCTCACCGACCGCGTCCGGGCGCTCGGCGGCGCACTGGTGATCGTCAGCCCGTCCGGCGGCGGAACCCGGCTGACGGCGAGCATCCCGTGCTGA
- a CDS encoding sulfotransferase domain-containing protein — MALPDFLVIGAPDAGMEILLADLRRCPAVFLPATELTPPTELTPPTGLTPPTEPTPPAERALGTGLTAPAALAPPAERASGAATPQGGAGAWGPEAARRRARFEALVDPAPAGVLRGVSAPYHLADFTALRHLHEVLPYVRLIALLRDPAARAHAHWLRMRASGLEPIVDFEAALAAEAERACTLSSWPWRYLALGRYGAQVQRLYTLFARQQVLLVPYPELSTDPARALGHVHRFLGLGRHRDPAGVDRAYRPAEVPVERCGDLVAPGCAEPAVAAAARRLDPAVAARLHAGFGADLDLLDQVTGRRWALRPAPD; from the coding sequence ATGGCGCTGCCTGATTTCCTCGTGATCGGCGCGCCGGACGCGGGCATGGAGATCCTCCTCGCTGACCTGCGACGCTGCCCGGCCGTCTTCCTCCCCGCCACCGAGCTGACTCCGCCTACCGAGCTGACTCCGCCTACCGGGCTGACTCCGCCTACCGAGCCCACTCCGCCCGCCGAGCGAGCCTTGGGTACCGGGCTCACTGCGCCTGCCGCTCTCGCCCCGCCCGCCGAGCGAGCCTCGGGTGCCGCAACGCCACAGGGCGGTGCGGGGGCGTGGGGCCCGGAGGCGGCGCGGCGCCGGGCGCGGTTCGAGGCCCTGGTCGACCCGGCGCCCGCGGGCGTCCTACGCGGCGTCAGCGCTCCCTACCACCTGGCGGACTTCACGGCCCTGCGGCACCTGCACGAGGTGCTGCCCTACGTGCGGCTCATCGCCCTGCTGCGGGATCCGGCGGCGCGGGCCCACGCGCACTGGCTGCGCATGCGCGCGTCCGGCCTGGAGCCCATCGTCGACTTCGAGGCAGCCCTGGCGGCGGAGGCGGAGCGGGCCTGCACCCTCTCGTCCTGGCCGTGGCGGTATCTGGCCCTTGGCCGATACGGGGCCCAGGTGCAGCGCCTGTACACCCTCTTCGCACGCCAGCAGGTGCTGCTCGTGCCCTACCCCGAGCTGAGCACGGATCCGGCGAGGGCACTGGGTCACGTCCACCGCTTCCTCGGTCTCGGCCGCCACCGCGATCCCGCCGGTGTCGATCGTGCGTACCGTCCCGCCGAGGTCCCGGTCGAGAGGTGTGGCGACCTGGTCGCCCCGGGGTGCGCCGAGCCGGCGGTGGCGGCCGCTGCGCGGCGGCTCGATCCGGCCGTGGCCGCGCGGCTGCACGCCGGCTTCGGCGCCGATCTCGACCTGCTCGACCAGGTGACGGGACGGCGCTGGGCGCTCCGTCCGGCCCCGGACTGA